In a genomic window of Leptolyngbya sp. SIO1E4:
- a CDS encoding DUF790 family protein gives MIHRPYGESIQPKRLAITPENQTIAQELITLFQAHQGASQGELNQQLQIVEGEDTDYRVKRGLAHILRSGFSTFEPVSPLEPPMLRERVFALASRTAPSPEATDQHLQTLALQLSQELEHEVAPAEVQQGLYADLKENHILIAFDPPTPDALLHRYNLSQVQGIFYKASQVILQAYRNDPGEYKLLFRYLKLFRLMAYIEGDADQGFTVAIDGPTSLFKPSTRYGLDMAKLIPAILHVTRWSLTATLHTRDRYSQQPRERRFTLAADCGLVSHYPPGKPYDSMIEESFANRWPHHKTEWRLEREVDLLPIPGSVMIPDFRLVHPDGRSYLLEIVGYWRPEYLRKKFAQVRRAACNTLILAVSERLNLDKAGIQTTDVPAKIIWFKNKLTPKAVLDCLEP, from the coding sequence TTGATTCACCGCCCTTACGGAGAATCCATTCAGCCCAAGCGATTAGCCATTACCCCCGAGAACCAGACAATTGCTCAGGAGCTTATCACCTTATTTCAGGCCCATCAGGGCGCATCTCAAGGGGAACTCAACCAGCAGTTGCAGATTGTAGAAGGAGAAGATACCGACTATCGAGTTAAACGAGGACTTGCACACATTTTGCGATCGGGCTTTAGCACTTTCGAGCCGGTAAGCCCCCTAGAACCCCCCATGCTGCGGGAACGGGTCTTTGCCTTAGCGAGCCGCACAGCACCAAGCCCAGAGGCGACCGATCAACATCTCCAGACTCTGGCGCTTCAGCTCAGTCAAGAACTCGAGCATGAGGTTGCCCCCGCCGAGGTGCAGCAGGGGCTTTACGCAGATTTGAAGGAAAACCATATTCTCATTGCCTTTGACCCACCAACCCCAGACGCCTTACTGCATCGCTACAACCTCTCCCAGGTACAGGGAATTTTTTATAAGGCTAGCCAGGTCATACTCCAGGCCTATCGCAATGATCCGGGCGAATATAAGCTGCTGTTTCGGTATCTGAAGCTGTTTCGGCTCATGGCTTACATCGAAGGAGATGCCGATCAGGGGTTTACCGTCGCAATTGATGGGCCAACCAGTTTGTTTAAACCCAGCACCCGCTATGGACTGGACATGGCCAAGCTAATTCCGGCTATCCTGCACGTGACTCGCTGGAGCTTGACTGCGACCCTACATACTCGCGATCGCTATAGCCAGCAACCCAGAGAACGCCGCTTCACGCTGGCGGCAGACTGTGGCCTGGTCTCTCACTACCCCCCAGGCAAACCCTACGACAGCATGATTGAGGAATCCTTCGCGAATCGCTGGCCCCATCATAAAACCGAGTGGCGTTTAGAGCGAGAAGTGGACCTTCTGCCCATTCCAGGCAGCGTCATGATTCCTGATTTTCGATTAGTGCATCCCGATGGACGCAGCTATCTCCTAGAAATTGTGGGGTACTGGCGCCCTGAATATTTGCGCAAAAAATTTGCCCAGGTGCGACGGGCAGCCTGTAACACGCTCATCTTGGCCGTGTCTGAACGGTTGAACCTTGACAAGGCGGGCATTCAAACAACGGATGTGCCCGCAAAAATTATCTGGTTCAAAAATAAACTCACCCCAAAAGCGGTGCTAGACTGCCTGGAACCGTAA
- a CDS encoding response regulator, producing MSTVLIVDDSSALREMVSGLLVKAGMTILEAKDGAEAQKTMAASPPDLVVLDIVMPNMNGYELCRWIKSNPNTQDVPVVICSSKGEEFDRYWGMKQGADAYIAKPFRPDEMVETVKQLLRSR from the coding sequence ATGAGCACCGTTCTGATTGTTGATGACAGTTCAGCCCTGCGTGAGATGGTCTCAGGGTTGCTGGTCAAGGCTGGCATGACCATCTTGGAAGCAAAAGATGGGGCTGAGGCACAGAAAACAATGGCAGCTAGCCCCCCTGATTTAGTCGTACTCGATATCGTGATGCCCAATATGAATGGGTACGAACTTTGCCGATGGATTAAGAGTAATCCCAATACGCAAGATGTCCCTGTCGTGATTTGCTCCTCCAAGGGGGAGGAATTTGATCGCTATTGGGGGATGAAGCAGGGGGCCGATGCCTATATCGCGAAGCCTTTTCGCCCGGATGAAATGGTAGAAACGGTGAAGCAGCTCCTTCGCAGTCGGTAA
- the ggt gene encoding gamma-glutamyltransferase, protein MVVCPHVLAAQVGGRILRQGGNAVDAAIATQAALGVVYPHMTGLGGDAFWLIYDAKTGALKGLNGSGRAAAQATPSFYASQGYSEIPQRGPLAAITVPGAVDSWHQAHQQFGRLAWASLLQPAIDLAETGYPATASQTYWTRRDRPYFRQHSPDPCPFLPEGNIPNPGDLLTNPDLAQTLRAVATEGAAVFYQGAIATQIADYLASVGGLLTGQDFATHRSDWVTPIDIAYRGYRVAELPPNSQGFTVLQMLNLIEPFDLQHIGHGTADYYHLMVEATKLAFADRDRWLTDPNFVEIPISDLISKAYSDRRRPLIQLDKAGTYLAGRIGGDTVYTAVVDDDGNAVSVIQSLYFDFGTAVVVPGTGFALQNRGAFFSLNPNHVNVLAPHKRTFHTLMPGMVLQPEGNPYLVFGTMGGEGQPQTQLALLTRTLDFQFDPQQAINQPRWLWGRTWGETATGLTLEGRISPEIRQALAERGHPVTAAPDWTEKMGHAHMIRCCPETGEYQGGCDPRSDGAAIAV, encoded by the coding sequence ATGGTGGTTTGTCCCCACGTGCTGGCTGCACAGGTCGGAGGGCGAATTTTGCGACAGGGCGGCAACGCTGTGGATGCCGCGATCGCAACCCAGGCAGCGTTGGGGGTTGTCTATCCTCATATGACAGGGCTTGGGGGCGATGCCTTTTGGTTGATTTACGACGCGAAGACGGGGGCCTTAAAAGGGCTTAACGGATCGGGGCGAGCCGCTGCGCAGGCTACCCCATCGTTCTATGCCAGCCAGGGGTATTCTGAAATTCCGCAGCGGGGCCCCTTGGCAGCAATCACCGTACCGGGGGCAGTCGACTCCTGGCACCAAGCCCACCAGCAGTTTGGGCGGTTAGCCTGGGCCAGCCTGTTGCAGCCTGCCATCGATTTGGCCGAGACTGGGTATCCGGCCACCGCATCACAAACGTACTGGACACGGCGCGATCGCCCCTATTTTCGACAGCATTCTCCCGATCCCTGCCCCTTCTTACCCGAGGGCAATATTCCGAACCCCGGCGATTTGCTAACGAACCCTGACCTGGCGCAGACGCTGCGGGCTGTGGCAACAGAAGGGGCTGCTGTCTTTTACCAGGGCGCGATCGCAACCCAGATTGCTGACTATTTAGCTTCAGTAGGCGGGCTTCTGACTGGGCAAGATTTTGCAACCCATCGCAGCGACTGGGTCACCCCGATTGATATTGCCTACCGGGGGTACCGTGTGGCTGAGCTGCCGCCTAATTCCCAGGGGTTCACGGTTTTGCAAATGCTGAATTTAATTGAACCGTTTGACCTACAGCACATCGGGCATGGCACCGCTGACTATTATCACCTGATGGTTGAGGCCACTAAACTGGCCTTTGCCGATCGCGATCGTTGGCTCACCGATCCAAACTTTGTCGAGATTCCGATTTCAGACCTCATCTCTAAGGCCTATAGCGATCGTCGCCGCCCTCTCATCCAACTGGATAAAGCAGGAACCTATCTGGCGGGCAGGATCGGCGGCGATACCGTCTACACAGCCGTGGTAGATGATGACGGGAATGCCGTCTCGGTGATTCAAAGCCTGTATTTCGATTTTGGCACTGCGGTTGTTGTTCCAGGAACGGGCTTTGCGTTGCAAAATCGAGGGGCCTTCTTTTCACTCAACCCCAACCATGTCAATGTTTTGGCGCCCCACAAACGCACCTTCCATACCCTCATGCCGGGGATGGTTTTGCAGCCCGAGGGTAACCCCTATCTTGTCTTCGGCACCATGGGGGGAGAAGGGCAGCCCCAGACTCAATTGGCCTTACTGACCCGAACCCTTGACTTTCAGTTTGATCCGCAACAGGCCATTAATCAGCCCCGATGGCTTTGGGGGCGCACTTGGGGGGAGACGGCAACGGGCCTCACCTTAGAAGGGCGCATTTCACCTGAGATCCGGCAAGCGCTTGCCGAGCGAGGTCACCCTGTTACGGCTGCCCCTGACTGGACCGAAAAGATGGGCCATGCCCACATGATTCGCTGCTGCCCCGAGACCGGGGAATATCAGGGTGGGTGTGACCCCCGTAGCGATGGCGCTGCGATCGCCGTGTAA
- a CDS encoding response regulator transcription factor: MSSLALSSAYQKGVRVGLGRVLIVEDEELIRETVGLALAEEGFEILVAADGLSALDMLGGTKNTSFRVLPDINLIILDLMLPGMNGLDLCRLVRHQGIEVPILILSAKSTETDRVVGLEVGADDYLTKPFGMRELIARCRALMRRQRGVGQQEPDPVMRFQEIVLNPKECRVFLKGEELSLSPKEFRILELFMSQPRRVWSRDQIIDKVWGHDFMGDNKTVDVHIRWIREKLEEDPGKPQYLKTVRGFGYRLG; this comes from the coding sequence ATGTCATCTCTAGCGTTGTCGTCTGCCTATCAGAAGGGCGTTCGTGTTGGGTTAGGCCGGGTGCTGATCGTTGAAGACGAAGAACTGATACGAGAGACGGTTGGTTTGGCGCTTGCGGAAGAGGGGTTTGAAATCCTGGTTGCCGCAGATGGGCTCTCTGCCCTTGATATGTTGGGCGGCACGAAGAATACCTCGTTCAGGGTTCTGCCTGATATCAACCTGATTATTCTTGATTTAATGCTGCCGGGAATGAATGGTCTGGATCTGTGTCGCCTTGTGCGTCACCAGGGTATTGAGGTTCCGATACTGATTTTGAGTGCTAAGAGCACAGAAACGGATCGCGTTGTCGGACTTGAGGTGGGTGCTGATGACTACCTGACCAAGCCCTTTGGGATGCGTGAGCTGATTGCTCGATGTCGCGCCCTCATGCGTCGCCAGCGCGGGGTAGGGCAGCAAGAGCCTGACCCGGTGATGCGATTCCAAGAGATAGTTCTGAACCCTAAAGAGTGTCGAGTTTTCCTAAAGGGTGAGGAACTCAGCCTATCTCCTAAAGAGTTTCGAATTTTAGAGCTGTTTATGAGTCAACCCCGACGAGTCTGGTCGCGAGACCAAATTATTGATAAGGTCTGGGGACATGATTTTATGGGCGATAACAAAACCGTGGATGTTCACATCCGCTGGATTCGTGAAAAGCTGGAGGAAGATCCAGGCAAACCCCAGTACTTGAAGACGGTACGGGGCTTTGGTTATCGCTTGGGCTAA